A genomic segment from Nicotiana tabacum cultivar K326 chromosome 7, ASM71507v2, whole genome shotgun sequence encodes:
- the LOC142162425 gene encoding uncharacterized protein LOC142162425, whose translation MEGDHFFDFDDWRNFLVYWKGDFQYKETIKSFLSNSQWKKLRESIFGNFFRLQSVKFSGKLMHCVLLSEIVSNEPDSMTFKVFDRDIKFTRNAFHIITGLKSYSSLDMKGLNEKENRLLRVYFPRKDKIELADLYSFISSRPHGTTSSFAGSDDDALKLATLYFVESVLMGKRKNRNVSEQIMKIIDDDALCASFNWGSLAYETQLKSLKSCLKSNENDVQKEKEKEKDIDSYTLVGFPFAFCVWIMEVLPIFQEKQFVNFKEVGYPRMLCYSEMKSPQFDALCR comes from the coding sequence ATGGAAGGCgatcatttttttgattttgacgaTTGGCGTAATTTTCTGGTATATTGGAAAGGAGATTTTCAATATAAGGAAACAATTAAAAGTTTTCTGTCGAATAGCCAATGGAAGAAATTGAGGGAAAgtatttttggcaacttcttcAGATTACAAAGTGTGAAGTTCTCGGGTAAACTTATGCACTGTGTATTGCTTTCTGAAATTGTTAGTAATGAACCTGATTCGATGACCTTCAAGGTATTTGACCGCGATATTAAGTTTACTCGTAATGCATTCCATATTATTACTGGTTTGAAGTCTTATTCGTCGCTTGACATGAAAGGTTTAAATGAGAAAGAGAATAGGCTTTTAAGAGTCTATTTCCCTAGAAAGGACAAAATTGAGTTGGCTGATTTGTATAGTTTTATTTCTAGTCGCCCACATGGTACAACTTCATCATTTGCTGGCAGTGATGATGATGCTTTGAAGTTGGCAACACTCTATTTTGTTGAGTCGGTTTTGATGGGCAAGAGGAAAAATAGGAATGTGTCGGAGCAAATAATGAAAATTATTGACGATGATGCTCTTTGCGCTTCCTTCAACTGGGGCTCTCTTGCTTATGAGACGCAATTAAAATCATTGAAGAGTTGTTTGAAATCAAATGAGAATGATGTtcagaaggagaaagagaaagaaaaagatattgATAGCTACACTTTAGTTGGCTTTCCTTTTGCGTTTTGTGTCTGGATTATGGAAGTACTTCCTATTTTCCAGGAGAAACAATTTGTGAACTTCAAAGAAGTTGGTTATCCTCGAATGTTATGTTATTCTGAAATGAAGTCTCCACAATTTGATGCTCTTTGTAGATAG
- the LOC142162426 gene encoding uncharacterized protein LOC142162426, giving the protein MFYTYGSSIAGWNHCRPVIAIDATFLKSKYRGILMISVSKDANNQIFPLAFGIAESENNNSYEWYFSQLRNAIGSRENLIFLSDRHQAITNGIVKVYPESHHGICIYHLEQNLKRRKVKSEVIKLFQSAARVYKRKEFDIYMSDIANVDKKTYDYLMEEPPERWERSCSPQRRYDMLTTNIVESMNSVLLEARELPILRMMDFIQVKLQHWFYERRNKAEGTFYDVSCWVEEELKNRIDLAFTLNVFPVDSWPIEKRNIKKSDFCSHWYLKESWLKTYERQIHPVGHTDSWIVPESVKSQIVKPPDFKVPPGRRQKKGHIPTTEPSKITFKCGRCRRIGHNRTTCIYSPALHPFSRKHREE; this is encoded by the exons atgttttacACATATGGATCATCGATAGCTGGTTGGAATCATTGTAGACCAGTGATTGCTATTGATGCGACTTTTTTGAAGTCAAAATATCGTGGTATTTTAATGATTTCAGTTTCAAAAGATGCAAATAACCAAATTTTCCCATTAGCCTTTGGAATAGCAGAATCTGAAAACAACAATTCCTATGAGTGGTACTTTAGTCAGCTTCGCAATGCAATTGGGAGCCGTgagaatttgatttttttatcaGACAGGCATCAAGCTATTACAAATGGCATTGTAAAGGTATATCCTGAAAGCCATCATGGGATTTGCATCTATCATTTGGAGCAGAACCTAAAGCGAAGAAAGGTGAAAAGTGAGGTCATAAAACTTTTCCAAAGTGCTGCAAGAGTATACAAGCGTAAAGAATTTGACATATACATGTCAGATATTGCAAATGTAGATAAGAAAACTTATGACTACTTGATGGAAGAACCACCGGAAAGATGGGAACGTTCTTGTAGTCCACAACGAAGAtatgacatgctcacaacaaacATAGTTGAGTCGATGAATTCAGTGCTATTAGAAGCAAGGGAGCTGCCTATACTAAGAATGATGGATTTCATTCAAGTGAAGCTACAACATTGgttttatgaaagaagaaataaagcaGAAGGAACATTTTATGATGTTTCTTGTTGGGTAGAGGAGGAATTGAAGAACAGAATAGATTTAGCATTTACTTTGAAC GTCTTCCCTGTTGATTCATGGC CTATCGAGAAGAGAAACATCAAGAAGTCCGACTTTTGTTCGCACTGGTACTTAAAGGAATCTTGGCTGAAAACATATGAAAGACAAATACATCCTGTAGGACATACTGATTCTTGGATTGTACCAGAGAGTGTTAAGTCACAAATTGTTAAACCTCCAGATTTCAAAGTGCCACCAGGTAGAAGGCAAAAGAAAGGGCATATTCCTACTACCGAGccatcaaaaataacattcaaatgTGGTCGGTGCAGAAGAATTGGTCATAATAGAACAACTTGTATATATTCTCCGGCACTCCATCCATTTTCAAGAAAGCATAGAGAAGAGTAG